GACACGGACGGATTCGTCGGAAAATTCACGGACCCACAACCGGGGCTTGGAATTCCCGCTTGACAAGCCGCCCGGTTTGTCTAAAATACCCGGCATCCCGATCAAAAACTAAGGAGGTGAGGTATATGTGGAGGCGTTGTGTGGTGGTACTTCTCGCGGTGATGATTGTTGCACCCCCGGCGTTTCTGTGGGCGCAAGAAATCACCGGCTACATCAATGGGCATGTCGTAGATGAAAAGGGTGATCCTGTAGCGGGGGTCAAGATTACGCTCACGAGTGCGGTCATTATGGGTGAACGCACGACTCAGACCAACGAACTCGGTTCCTATGTCTTCGCGGCGCTCCCCCCAGGATTGTACACGCTGAAGTTCGAAGCGAGCGGCTTCAAGACGGTCATTCGAACCGATGTGGAAGTTAAGGTTGGATTCACGGCGACGATCAACGTGACGCTAGAAGTCGCGGCGCTTCAGGAAGCGGTGACGGTCGTAGGGGAGACCCCTGTGCTGGATGTGACGACCACGCAGGTCGGGATCAACTATACCGAGCGGTTGTTGAAAGAACTGCCGACGGCCCGCGACATCTGGGTGACATTGGCGATGACGCCCGGCATCACCATGACCCGACATGATGTGGGTGGGGCGACGGCGGGAACTCAAACCGGCTACAGGAACTACGGAGCTTCGGGCCAGAACTGGCCCAACATTGATGGCGTCATCACGGCGGAAGGTTCGGCAGCGGCGGGATTCTATTACGACTTCGGCGCGTTCACCGAGATGCAAATCGTGGCCGGGTCCAAGAGCGCCGAGGTTCCCGTCCCGGGTACCTTCATCAACACGATCATCAAAACGGGAACCAACGAGTTCCACGGCGAACTCTACGTGGATTACGAGACCGAGCGGTTCAACTGGGATAACCTGAATGATCAGTTGCGGGCGTTGGGCTTTGTCCGTCCTCAGAAGATCAAGCTCTACAACGACTGGAATGCCAACGCCGGGGGACGCATCATCCGGGATAAGCTGTGGTGGTTCGCCTCCTGGCGCGATCAACGCAATCACGCGGGGGCCCTGGGTTTTGTCTCTCCCAAGGGTGAAACGGACCTCTTCCCGACGCGACTGCAAAACCAGACCATCAAGCTGACCTATCAGCTCACGCCGAACAATACCATTCATTGGTTCGCCCAGGGAGGACGCAAGATTCAGCCCTACCGGAACTGGCTGGCCAACATTCCGGATCGCTTCACTGCACCCGATGCCGTGGCCAATCAGGATTCCTGGTCCTGGGCCGGCAAGGTGCAGTGGGTGGCGACGCTCTCGCCCAAGATCCTGCTGGATGTCAATGTCGGCCACATGGGATATGACTGGCCCCAACGGCCTTACAGCCATCGGCCACGACAGCTCGATCTGAACAATTCGGCCTTTCAGATCGGTCCACCGGAAACGGCGTTTTTCCTCAACGAGCAACGACGCTGGCAATGGCAGGGGAGTCTCTCCTGGCGCGTGGATAACTTCCTCGGCGGCAGTCACAACCTCAAGTTCGGTGCCTGGCGATTGCTGGAATTCCGACGGCGCATCGAGTTCGGCGTGTGGGAGGGCAATGCGCAGGACACCGTCTACGTGTTCCGGGGCTGCACCGGCGTTGCCCCGAACCTCTCCTGCGCTACGGCCACTCCCGTGGAAATTCGCCAGTACAACTATCCCTGGTTCTTCCATCAGGGATTGCACACGACGGCGTTGTTCGCTCAGGACGGCTGGGAGCTGGGGCGTCATGTCCGGTTGAATCTCGGCGTGCGTCTGGATCGCTATCGGAACTTCTGGAGGGATCAGAAACAGCCCGCCGGACGCTTCCAGCAAGAGTTCGTCATTCCCAAGAATGATGACGTCACCCACTTTACCAACGTCGCTCCGCGATTGAGCTTCACCTGGGATCTGTTCGGTGACACGAAGACCGTGCTGCGGTTGAGCTACGGACGCTACTACTTCAATCCCAGCACCGATCTCGTTGATCTGGTCAATCCTTCAACCCGGACGTTCAAACGCTACTCCTGGAACGATAAAAATGGAGATCGAGATTGGTCGCCGGACGAGCTGACGCTGATTGCCGTCGTGGGAGGTCAGAATCGCACGCTGGATCCCGACATCAAAAACTCCTACACGGATGAGTTCACCGCCGGTTTGGAGCGGGAGCTATTCCGCGACTTCTCTCTGCGCTTCAACTTCATCCGCAAATTTGAGAAAAGGCGCTGGAACAGCTTCCCCCTGAATGCTCCTTTCTCGGCCTATAACATTCCGGTGACGGTGACGGATCCGGGGCGCGACGGTCAAACCGGCACGGCGGATGATCGCAAGCTCACCCTCTATGATATTGATGACCACACTCGGCTGACCAATCCTCGGTTCCTGGTCTCGAACGATCCGGGATTTCTCAACAACTATGTGGCTTATGAGATCGAAGCCTTCAAACGGATGTCCCGTCGGTGGATGATCGTGACCGGCTACACCATCGAGAAGCTCAACGAAGGCACCAATGCGACTAATCCCAATGCGCTTCTGAACAGCACGCGCTCGACCTGGGAGTGGCTCTTCAAGCTGCAGGGCATTTACGAGCTACCGCGGGGCTTCCAGATCAGCAGCATCTTCAAGCACCAGCGGGGTGATCCCTATCGGCGGACGCTCAGCGTCACGTTGCCCAATTTGCGAACGGTCACCGTTTTTGCCGAAGGGTTCGACACCGGTCTGCGGCTGCCCAACGTCAATCTCTGGGATCTGCGGTTCACCAAGCGATTCCGCATCGCCGAGCGTCATCGGGTAGAGGCATCGCTGGACATCTTCAACACCCTCAACGCCAATACGACACTGACGCTGGTGACGACGACGGGTTCGCGCTTCGGTCAACCGCTTTCGATTTTGCCGCCGCGAGTCGCCCGGCTGGCGTTCCGCTATTCGTTCTAGGCCGGGCGATAACCGTGTCGCCGGGCGTCGGCGGCCTGACCGCCGCCAGGACCGCCGACGCCCCCAGATGAAGATGATCTCGATGAGAGAATCGGCCATGTGCCATGGCACACCACGAGGGATGAGAATGGACCTCCCCGTCCGCGAATGAAAAGCGCCCACGGATGTTCCTATCCGTGGAAATGTTTCATCCGCTGGCAGGGATTTTGAGGAGGGAAAAGTGCGACGGAGGAAGAATCGGCTCGTCCACGCTGAAACGTTCCTTGCGCTGCTGCTTTTATTCGTTCCATCCCTTCAGTTGGCGGAGAAAGACCCGGACGATCTCCTCTCCACATTTTCCATCGTCGCCTATGATCCCGACAACAAAGAGTGGGGCGTGGCCGTGCAGTCGAAGTTCTTTAACGCTGCAGCCATCGTTCCCTGGGCGAAGGCCGGCGTCGGCGCCATTGCCACGCAAGCGTTCGCCAACTACTCCTACGGCCCGGAAGGACTCAAGCTGCTCGAGCAGGGGCTCAGTGCTTCCGAAGTCGTCAAGAGATTGACCGAGGCCGATCCCGAACGCGACCGGAGGCAACTGGCCGTCATTGACGCGCGGGGCACGGTGGAAACCTTCACCGGATCGAAGTGCACGCCCTGGGCGGGAGCCATCAAGGGGAAGTATTACAGCGCCCAGGGAAATATCCTCGTCGGCCAGCAGGTCGTTCAGGCGATGGGAAAAGCCTTCGAGGAAACCAGAGGTGATCTGGCTGACCGCCTCGTCGCTGCACTGGCGGCAGGGCAAGCCGCTGGAGGCGATGCGCGCGGAAAGCAATCGGCTGGCCTGCTGGTCGTACGAGCCGGAGCCGGGTTCGCGGGAACGGATCGCTACATTGATCTGCGCGTGGACGATCATCCGGAACCGATCGAAGAACTGCAACGCCTGCTCCGCCGCTACCGGTTGACGCTGAAACTTTATCGCGCATTCTCCCTGGAACAGGAGGGAAAGATCACCGAAGCCATCCGCCTCGTTCGAGAGGTCGTGGAAAAAGATCCTCAGGACGGCGATGTGCACTATCGTCTGGCGGCGTTGCTGGCCAGGACGGGAGACAAACCGGCGGCTCTCGCGGAACTGGAGAAGGCGCTCACGCTCAACCGCCCCCTGGCGCTCCTTGTCACGCATAACCCGGCATTTGACAGTCTCAGAAATGAGCCCGCCTATCAAAAGTTGATGGCGGGAAGGTAGCCGGTTCGACGACCCTGATTTCAGTCGCGCACATACGGGTGACTCTCACGGCGCACTTTCGGCCCAAGGAAATGGCTCTTCCTTTGCCGTTTCCGGAGGATGCTCTGCAACGAGAAAGGGTCTGCTCCCTGCCTGGCAGGGAAAGGACTGAGTCAGTCGCCCGTCGGCCGGCCCCAGACATCGTTTTCAAAACACTCATCCCAGACAGGAGGTGAAAGCGATGACACGCCAGGTGAGGTCTCTGATCTGCTGTGGTCTTCTGCTGGGGCTGTGGATGCTCGCGTCGCCGTCTCCGGCAACAGGGCAAACAGCCACAGGTACGATTACGGGAACGATTCGAGATGAAACCGGGGCGGTGGTTCCGGGAGCCACCATCACCGTGACGAATGTCAGGACCGGCTCGACGCGCGTGGGCGTGGCCGATGAAGCGGGTCGGTACGAAATTCCGCTGCTTCCGCCGGGAGAATATCACGTCGCCGCCGAAATGCAGGGGTTCAAGAAAGAAGTGCGCGTGGGCATTCTGCTTCAGGTCCAGCAAATCCTCACGGTGGATTTAACTCTGCGCGTCGGGCAGATCACCGAAGAAGTCATGGTCACCGGCGAAGTTTCGCTCGTCGAGAGTAAAAGCTCGTCCGTGGGCAGCGTCATTGATGAGAAGCGGGTGGCTGAGCTGCCTTTGAATGGTCGCGAGGTGCTCCAATTGAATCTCCTGGTTCCCGGCGTCGTTCCGGCCATTCGCGGGTCTCAACTGGGGACGCAGGGCGGAGCCATTTACGCCCACGGAATGCGCGAGCACTCGAATTCCTTTTATCTCGACGGCATAGACCAGACCGATCGGGCCATCGGGCAGTTCTCCGTCAGCCCGATCATTGATACGGTCCGCGAATTTCGCCTCCAATCGGCGCGCTATTCAGCCGAGTTCGGACGGGCGGCCGGCGCTCAGATGAACGTGGTAAGTAAGTCGGGAACGAACACATTTCATGGGTCGGTCTTCTGGTTCTTGCGCAACGATGTGGTGGCCGCGCGAAATTTCTTCCAACCCAAGGATCTTCCCAAGCCCCCGTTCAAGCGGAATCAATTTGGTTTCACCCTGGGCGGACCGGTGGTGAAAAATCACAACTTCTTCTTCGTCGGATTTGAGGGGACGCGGCTGCGCAATGTGACCACGCGCGTGGGGCGCGTGCCGACGCCGGAGATGGTGCGGGGCGATTTCTCGGCGTTGCTCCCGGGCACCGTCATCAAAGATCCGCTCACGGGCCAACCGTTTCCGGGAAACATCATCCCGCGGGAGCGGATGAGTCGGATCGGTCAACGGGTGGCGTCGGTTTACCCGGCGCCGAATCAGAGGGATCCGATTCGGAATTACCTCTCGTCGCCGCCCAATCGGGATGATGTAGATCGCTTCTTCGTGCGCATTGACCACGAGTTTTCCGAAAAGGATAAGCTGTTCGCCCGCTACGCCATTGATGACTTCGACAAGTTTTTCGGCATCAACTTGTTTGGCGGCCCGTCCATCCTCCCCGGCTTCGGGCGACTGGATCAGTCTCGATTTCAGAGTCTCGGAGGGGGATTCATTCACGTCTTCAGCAGCACTGTCATCAATGAAGTCCGCATCGGCTATACCCGCTGGACGCTCAACTATCGCCCCGAAGAACAACGGAGCATGGTCAAGGAGCTGGGCATCCCCGGCCTCACGGACCTGCCGCGTAATACCGGCTGGCCGCTCTTTTCCATCAGCGGCTTTGCCGCCATCGGGGATGCAACGAACCTCCCGCAAGGGGGACCGGGCGTCACCTATCAGTTCTCCGAAGCGCTTCACATCCTCCGGGGGAAACACACGCTCAAGCTGGGGGCGGATTTGTGGAAATATCGCTTCGGCAATTTCTTCCTGGATGCTTCGGCTCGTGGATCATTCACCTTCACCGGCCAGTTCACCGGCCATCCGATTGCCGATCTTCTCCTGGGAATTCCCGTGCAGAGCTTCCGGGGCGTGGGCGCGTCGGATTTCACCAATTTCCAACAGTCGTACGACTTTTACGTCCAGGATGACTGGAAGGTGACGCCGAGATTGACGCTCAACCTGGGATTGCGATACGAGTACAACACGCCCTACATCGAGAAGAAGGATCGCTTCACCAACTTCTATATCAATCCTCCCCGGCTGGTCCTGGCGGGTCGGGACGGCGTCTCCCGTTCCACCTATGATGACGATCCCAACAATCTGGGTCCGCGCTTTGGCTTCGCCTATGACGTGATGGGGGATGGCAAGATGGCTCTTCGCGGAGGCTATGGGATTTACTACGACCGCACGATCTTGAATACGATTCTGGGTCTGCGCCTCAACCCGCCCCACTACGAATTCAATCTCTTCCTCAGCGATCCGACGGTTCCGCGATTGACGCTGGAGAATCCCTTCCCGGCCGGAGCGGGCATCCCGCTTCTTCCCTCCCCGTCTTTCTTCGCCAAAGATTTTCGCGACGGATATGTGCAGCAGTGGAGCTTGAACATCCAGCGGCAGATGATCGGAGATTTGCTCGTGGAGATCGGTTACGTGGGATCGAAAGGGACGCACCTGTATCGGCAGCGCCAACTGAATCAGCCGAAACCGGCTCCGGGTCCGGTTCAACCGCGTCGGCCCTTCCCGCAGTTTGGCAGCATCAACGGCATTGAATCGAGCGGGCACTCCACCTACCACTCGTTCCAGCTCAAAGCCGACAAACGATTCTCGAAGAATTACGGGTTCCTTCTGGCCTACACGTTTGCTAAGTCCATTGACTCGAACTCGGCGTATGCCGGTAACGCCCACACGACAAACAACGCTCAAGACGGTAACAACCTTCGCGCAGAGAAGGGACTCTCGTCCTTCGACATGAGACATCGGTTCTCGCTGAGCTACATCATCCAGTTGCCGTTTGGGCAGGGTCAGGCGTATTTGAGTAACGTCACCGGCTTTGTCGGTCAGCTCGTTTCCGGCTGGGAGATCACCGGCATCACGACCCTGCAATCGGGCACGCCGTCGGATCCGCAACTGACCATTGACCGCAGCAACACCGGCATCTTCCGCGACCGTCCGAATCGGGTGGGCGATCCCAAGCTGGATAAAGCCACGCCCGATCAGTTCTGGAACCCGGCGGCCTTTGTGCTGCAACCCCAGTTCAGCTTCGGCAATGCGGGGCGAAATGTCCTGCCCGGACCGAACTGGATCAACTTCGATCTTTCGATTCTCAAGAACACTCAGATTCACGAGAAAATCAACCTTCAGTTTCGTACCGAGTTCTTCAATCTCTTCAACCATCCGAACTTCTTCAATCCCGAGCGGTTCGTGGATACGGCCCTCTTTGGCAAGGTGACTGCCGCGGCCGATCCCCGGCTGATTCAGTTCGGGTTGAAGCTGATCTTTTGAGGAGAACGAAGTAGCGCGGATTTTCTAGTCTGCGAAAATCACGGGGCGAAAAAATCGCCGGCTGGAAAGCCCGCGCTACAGGCAATTATTTTCAAGGGAGGACGACGATGAATCTCACACGCAAACAGTTTATCGAATTCAGCGGCAAAGCGGTGCTGGGCGCCGGCGTCATGCCCAGCTTCTTCCATTTTCTCGAAGCCCCGCGCGGCTTCATCGAGGACATCCTGGAATCGCCTCGCATCAAGAAGATTCACAAATACATCGAGGACCATAAGGCCGAACACATCGCCAAAGTGCAGCGCGATCTGCGTCAGCCGTCGGTCAGCAGTTGGAACATGGGCATCACCGAGATGGCCGAGCTGATGAAAGAGTCGTTCAAGGAGATCGGCTGCAAGGAAGCCGAACTGGTCAAAACCGATGGCAATCCGGGCGTCTGGGCCTGGTACGATGCCGGAGCCCGGAAGACCATCTCCCGCTACATGATGTACGATACGCAACCGTTCAACGAGAAGGAGTGGTCGTCGCCGCCCCTCGCGGCCAATATCGTGAAGATGGATCCGTTTGGCGATGTCATCATCGCGCGCGGCGCGATCAATTCCAAAGGGCCCAATCGGCTCTTCCTCAATGCCTGCGAGGCGATCATCGCCTGTGAAGGAAAGCTCCCGGTCAACATCATGTTCACCTGCGATGGCGAGGAAGAACAGGGAAGCCCTCATTTCCATCAGGTGCTCGCTCCCTACATTGACCGGCTGAAGACGTGCAATGCGCACCTCGGCGCCGGTCCCTCGCAGAATCGAGATGGGTTCGTCAACATGTCGCTCGGCAATAAAGGAATCGCCTACGTGGAGCTGGAATGTCACGGGGCGCGATGGGGGCGAGGGCCGCAGCGGATGCCGATTCACTCCAGTCGCAAAGCGATTCTCGACAGTCCCGTCTGGCGGCTCATCAAAGCGCTCTCCAGCATGGTGGACGAAACGGGCAATCGCATCCTCATTGACGGATACTATGATGCCATTGTGCCGCCGACCGAGGAGGAGGAGATGCTCGTCAATACGCTGATTGCGCGATTCGGCGACCGGGCGCTTGCTTCCGAGCGGGAGAACGTCAAAGTCTGGATGAACAACTGGACGGCCGCCGAAGCCATTCGCCATCTCGTCTTCGACACGACGCTCAACATCAACGGCATCTGGGCGGGCTACACCGGTCCCGGTTCGGCGACGATTCTGCCGGAGAAAGCGGCGGTGAAAATTGATAGTCGGCTCGTCCCCAACCAGGTCATTGACGAGCAGATCAAGCTCATTCGCCAGCACCTGGACAAACACGGCTTCAGCGACATCAAGATGACCAAGCTCGGCGGCGGCGATGAATGGTCGCGCACGAGCGTTCGCGCGCCGGTCGTCCAAGCCGTGCTGGCCGTCTACAAATATTACGGCATCGAACCGGCCATCTGGCCGCGCTCGGCGGGCTCCAGCCCCGAAGCGCAATACACCCGACCGCCGCTCAATCTCCCGGCCTGTTCGGGCGGTCTCGGTCACGGCAGCCGTGCCCACGCCATTGACGAGTATCTGGTCATCGAGGGGAACGATCGCGTCGCCGGTCTGGTGAAAGCCGAGCAGTCCATCGTAGACATTTTATTCGTCTACGCTAATTGGCCGGAGTAAACGCTCTGACGGATCATTCGGGAGCCCTCGAGGGTCACCAGGGGCTCCGGTTCGGAACCGCGAAAAGTGTAACCACGGATGCGCCCGGAGGAGTCTCGTCATCTGTGCGAATCCGCGCCCATCCGGGGCGATTATCGAAGGAGATGTCTGAGACGCGGCACGAATCGGTGTCCTCTCCGACCCTTTCCCCGACAATTGCCATGCCTGCCGGTCAGGAACGAGGAAGACCCGGAGTGCACGTCTCTTGCATGCCCAAACCGGCAGGCTCGACGCGTGCGCTCCCGGGGGTATTTTCAGGGAAATCACTCATGAACTGGACATTGGCCACGAACTGAGGAAAATCTGGGAGCGCCCGTGGGAGCGGCTCAACGAGCGCTCCGGAGGCGTGCGCTCCCAGGGATTTTCACGGGAGGAAAACTCGATATGAAAACACGGAAAACGACACGGATATTGACGCTCGTCAGCATGCTTCTTTTGCTGGCCGGGGTGATCTGGTGCGCACGGGCGACGGCGGAGAACCAGGCCGTCACCTATGATCCCGCCCTGTATCGGGCGATGCAATGGCGGCTGATCGGCCCGTTTCGCGGCGGGCGCGTCACAGCCGTCGCCGGCGTCGCCAGCCAGCCCCTCACGTTTTATTTCGGCGCCACCGGAGGTGGCGTGTGGAGGACCGACGATGGCGGTCTCTCCTGGCGCAATATCTCCGACGGCTATTTCAAGACCGGCTCCATTGGAGCCATCGCCGTGGCGGACTCCGATCCCAATGTGATTTACGTGGGCACCGGCGAGAGCTGTCCGCGCGGCAATGTCTCGCACGGAGATGGCGTGTACAAGTCAACCGATGGCGGTCGAACCTGGACCAATGTGGGATTGCGTGACACGCGCCATATCGCTCGCATTCGCATTCATCCGCAAAATCCCGATCTCGTCTATGTCGCCGCGCTCGGCCACATCTTCGGCCCCAACAGCGAACGCGGGATCTTTCGCTCCAAAGATGGCGGCAAGACGTGGGAGAAAGTGCTTTTTGTTGACGACAAGACCGGAGCGATTGACCTCAGCATGGATCCCACCAATCCGCGCATCCTCTATGCCGCCTTC
The genomic region above belongs to Blastocatellia bacterium and contains:
- a CDS encoding TonB-dependent receptor, with product MTRQVRSLICCGLLLGLWMLASPSPATGQTATGTITGTIRDETGAVVPGATITVTNVRTGSTRVGVADEAGRYEIPLLPPGEYHVAAEMQGFKKEVRVGILLQVQQILTVDLTLRVGQITEEVMVTGEVSLVESKSSSVGSVIDEKRVAELPLNGREVLQLNLLVPGVVPAIRGSQLGTQGGAIYAHGMREHSNSFYLDGIDQTDRAIGQFSVSPIIDTVREFRLQSARYSAEFGRAAGAQMNVVSKSGTNTFHGSVFWFLRNDVVAARNFFQPKDLPKPPFKRNQFGFTLGGPVVKNHNFFFVGFEGTRLRNVTTRVGRVPTPEMVRGDFSALLPGTVIKDPLTGQPFPGNIIPRERMSRIGQRVASVYPAPNQRDPIRNYLSSPPNRDDVDRFFVRIDHEFSEKDKLFARYAIDDFDKFFGINLFGGPSILPGFGRLDQSRFQSLGGGFIHVFSSTVINEVRIGYTRWTLNYRPEEQRSMVKELGIPGLTDLPRNTGWPLFSISGFAAIGDATNLPQGGPGVTYQFSEALHILRGKHTLKLGADLWKYRFGNFFLDASARGSFTFTGQFTGHPIADLLLGIPVQSFRGVGASDFTNFQQSYDFYVQDDWKVTPRLTLNLGLRYEYNTPYIEKKDRFTNFYINPPRLVLAGRDGVSRSTYDDDPNNLGPRFGFAYDVMGDGKMALRGGYGIYYDRTILNTILGLRLNPPHYEFNLFLSDPTVPRLTLENPFPAGAGIPLLPSPSFFAKDFRDGYVQQWSLNIQRQMIGDLLVEIGYVGSKGTHLYRQRQLNQPKPAPGPVQPRRPFPQFGSINGIESSGHSTYHSFQLKADKRFSKNYGFLLAYTFAKSIDSNSAYAGNAHTTNNAQDGNNLRAEKGLSSFDMRHRFSLSYIIQLPFGQGQAYLSNVTGFVGQLVSGWEITGITTLQSGTPSDPQLTIDRSNTGIFRDRPNRVGDPKLDKATPDQFWNPAAFVLQPQFSFGNAGRNVLPGPNWINFDLSILKNTQIHEKINLQFRTEFFNLFNHPNFFNPERFVDTALFGKVTAAADPRLIQFGLKLIF
- a CDS encoding carboxypeptidase regulatory-like domain-containing protein encodes the protein MVVLLAVMIVAPPAFLWAQEITGYINGHVVDEKGDPVAGVKITLTSAVIMGERTTQTNELGSYVFAALPPGLYTLKFEASGFKTVIRTDVEVKVGFTATINVTLEVAALQEAVTVVGETPVLDVTTTQVGINYTERLLKELPTARDIWVTLAMTPGITMTRHDVGGATAGTQTGYRNYGASGQNWPNIDGVITAEGSAAAGFYYDFGAFTEMQIVAGSKSAEVPVPGTFINTIIKTGTNEFHGELYVDYETERFNWDNLNDQLRALGFVRPQKIKLYNDWNANAGGRIIRDKLWWFASWRDQRNHAGALGFVSPKGETDLFPTRLQNQTIKLTYQLTPNNTIHWFAQGGRKIQPYRNWLANIPDRFTAPDAVANQDSWSWAGKVQWVATLSPKILLDVNVGHMGYDWPQRPYSHRPRQLDLNNSAFQIGPPETAFFLNEQRRWQWQGSLSWRVDNFLGGSHNLKFGAWRLLEFRRRIEFGVWEGNAQDTVYVFRGCTGVAPNLSCATATPVEIRQYNYPWFFHQGLHTTALFAQDGWELGRHVRLNLGVRLDRYRNFWRDQKQPAGRFQQEFVIPKNDDVTHFTNVAPRLSFTWDLFGDTKTVLRLSYGRYYFNPSTDLVDLVNPSTRTFKRYSWNDKNGDRDWSPDELTLIAVVGGQNRTLDPDIKNSYTDEFTAGLERELFRDFSLRFNFIRKFEKRRWNSFPLNAPFSAYNIPVTVTDPGRDGQTGTADDRKLTLYDIDDHTRLTNPRFLVSNDPGFLNNYVAYEIEAFKRMSRRWMIVTGYTIEKLNEGTNATNPNALLNSTRSTWEWLFKLQGIYELPRGFQISSIFKHQRGDPYRRTLSVTLPNLRTVTVFAEGFDTGLRLPNVNLWDLRFTKRFRIAERHRVEASLDIFNTLNANTTLTLVTTTGSRFGQPLSILPPRVARLAFRYSF
- a CDS encoding M20/M25/M40 family metallo-hydrolase, giving the protein MNLTRKQFIEFSGKAVLGAGVMPSFFHFLEAPRGFIEDILESPRIKKIHKYIEDHKAEHIAKVQRDLRQPSVSSWNMGITEMAELMKESFKEIGCKEAELVKTDGNPGVWAWYDAGARKTISRYMMYDTQPFNEKEWSSPPLAANIVKMDPFGDVIIARGAINSKGPNRLFLNACEAIIACEGKLPVNIMFTCDGEEEQGSPHFHQVLAPYIDRLKTCNAHLGAGPSQNRDGFVNMSLGNKGIAYVELECHGARWGRGPQRMPIHSSRKAILDSPVWRLIKALSSMVDETGNRILIDGYYDAIVPPTEEEEMLVNTLIARFGDRALASERENVKVWMNNWTAAEAIRHLVFDTTLNINGIWAGYTGPGSATILPEKAAVKIDSRLVPNQVIDEQIKLIRQHLDKHGFSDIKMTKLGGGDEWSRTSVRAPVVQAVLAVYKYYGIEPAIWPRSAGSSPEAQYTRPPLNLPACSGGLGHGSRAHAIDEYLVIEGNDRVAGLVKAEQSIVDILFVYANWPE
- a CDS encoding DUF1028 domain-containing protein, whose product is MRRRKNRLVHAETFLALLLLFVPSLQLAEKDPDDLLSTFSIVAYDPDNKEWGVAVQSKFFNAAAIVPWAKAGVGAIATQAFANYSYGPEGLKLLEQGLSASEVVKRLTEADPERDRRQLAVIDARGTVETFTGSKCTPWAGAIKGKYYSAQGNILVGQQVVQAMGKAFEETRGDLADRLVAALAAGQAAGGDARGKQSAGLLVVRAGAGFAGTDRYIDLRVDDHPEPIEELQRLLRRYRLTLKLYRAFSLEQEGKITEAIRLVREVVEKDPQDGDVHYRLAALLARTGDKPAALAELEKALTLNRPLALLVTHNPAFDSLRNEPAYQKLMAGR